CGCACAGCGGTGGGAATGTCGTCGAATCGGAGGTCGAGGGTGAAATCAGCTACGTACTCGGTGAGGGACATCTCGACACCTCGCCCATTCCGTCATGACCAGGTGAAGTGCGGTGGGCGCTTCTCCAGGAAGGCGCGAACACCTTCCGCGTAGTCCCCCGTGTCGAACGACGAGTTGCGGATGTCGCGGGTGTCGTCGTCGTCCTCGGTCTGGCCGCGAAGGACGCGGCGGACGATCGTCTTCGCCGAGCGGACACTGAACTGGGCGCGGCTGCAGACGATCTCGGCGAAGTCGTAGGTGAGCTGCTCGAGCTCGTCGGGAGTGGTGAGCTCGTCGACCAGGCCGAGCTGCAGCGCGCGCTGAGCGGCGAGCAGCTCGCCGGACATCAGGATCCACTTCGCCCGCGACGGGCCGACGGTGTCGACGAGTCGCTTGGTGGAGTCCAGGCTGTACACGAGGCCGAGCTTGGCTGGCGTGATGGCGAACCTGGCACGTTCGTCGGCGAAGCGGAGGTCACAGGCGAGCGCGAGTCCGCAGCCACCGCCGACGCAGTACCCGTGGATCATGGCGATGGTCGGCTTGCGCAGGCCTTCGAGTGCCCGTTCGGCCGCTTCGACGCGGAGGTTGTACGCCTTGGCGCTCTCCTTGTTGCCGCGTACCTCTTCGAACTCGCTGATGTCGGCGCCCGACGCGAAGGCCTTCTGTCCCGCGCCGCGGACCACCACGACCTTGACCGTCGGATCGGTGTCGAGCTCCGCGACGATCCCGGGGAGCTCTTCGTACATGCCGAGCCGGATCGCGTTGCGACTGTCCGGCCGGTTGAGTACCAGCGTGGCCACTTCCTTGTCGGCGCCTGAGCGCTCGACCACGAGGTCGTTGGACAAGGGACTACCTCCCACGTAGTTCAGGATGGGCGTCGTAGATGACGCCGTCGTCGTAGAGCTGTGCGATCTCGTCGTCGCCGACGTCGTTCTCACGCA
This genomic stretch from Streptosporangiales bacterium harbors:
- a CDS encoding enoyl-CoA hydratase encodes the protein MSNDLVVERSGADKEVATLVLNRPDSRNAIRLGMYEELPGIVAELDTDPTVKVVVVRGAGQKAFASGADISEFEEVRGNKESAKAYNLRVEAAERALEGLRKPTIAMIHGYCVGGGCGLALACDLRFADERARFAITPAKLGLVYSLDSTKRLVDTVGPSRAKWILMSGELLAAQRALQLGLVDELTTPDELEQLTYDFAEIVCSRAQFSVRSAKTIVRRVLRGQTEDDDDTRDIRNSSFDTGDYAEGVRAFLEKRPPHFTWS